In Gammaproteobacteria bacterium (ex Lamellibrachia satsuma), a single genomic region encodes these proteins:
- a CDS encoding zinc metallopeptidase — MHYLLLITLVLALIYAPQWWVQHILSRYNRQDEDFPGTGGELARHLLDRFELKDIRVEATESGDHYDPLSKTVRLTRDKMEGRTLTAITTAAHEVGHAIQHASGYRPFRLRMGLARIAIVSQKLGSFLLFLAPLLAGITRAPSSGAIMLLAAIITMGTGLIVQLITLPVEWDASFGKAMPILTQGKYIDASQEKKAKRILKACALTYVASSLAGLLNFWRWMQVLRR; from the coding sequence GTGCACTATCTGCTTCTCATCACCCTTGTCCTTGCTCTGATATACGCACCTCAATGGTGGGTGCAGCATATCCTTTCACGTTATAACCGGCAGGATGAGGACTTTCCCGGCACAGGAGGTGAACTGGCCCGCCATCTGCTTGACCGCTTTGAACTCAAGGACATTCGTGTTGAAGCCACCGAATCCGGTGACCACTACGACCCCCTCAGCAAGACCGTTCGACTCACCAGGGACAAAATGGAGGGCAGAACACTGACCGCCATCACAACCGCAGCCCACGAGGTCGGACACGCCATTCAACACGCCAGTGGTTACCGCCCTTTTCGTCTGCGCATGGGACTGGCCAGGATAGCGATAGTCAGTCAGAAACTGGGATCATTCCTGCTCTTTCTTGCCCCCCTGCTGGCGGGCATTACCCGGGCTCCGAGCAGCGGGGCAATTATGCTGTTGGCAGCGATCATCACCATGGGAACCGGGCTCATCGTCCAGCTTATCACCCTGCCGGTGGAGTGGGACGCCAGTTTCGGCAAGGCGATGCCAATCCTCACTCAGGGGAAATATATCGATGCCTCTCAGGAAAAGAAGGCCAAACGGATACTGAAGGCCTGCGCGCTCACCTATGTCGCCTCATCGTTGGCCGGACTTCTGAATTTTTGGCGCTGGATGCAGGTATTGAGACGATAA
- a CDS encoding TonB-dependent receptor — MQLQRYPLRYRRLLSSLVILPAICSQIGNAAESDPISEDYFFEELPVVLSATRLSQSLADTPTAMTIIDKEMIRASGSRNIPDLLRLVPGFAVGFYSGSRATATYHGMADQYARDMQVLIDGRSVYDPAFGGVAWADMPIEVDEIARIEVIRGPNAAAYGSNSFAGVVNIITDHPADHPGAMLKTIIGEGNARKIYGRYADAIGDFAYRISANYDEYDGFEEREDSADTRWFNFHGEQTLDNEDTLEFRVGFSRGNYGEGWSDIFQQTRVLNNRYNFQQIAWTHQQSPSNEFRLQFYHNYQQIEDSYRSPIISDIIKGLDDLQGFPEPIRPDIFALGLSGGNYNFQMFLDELKLTDSPLTLSWLGFESDRYDLEFQQTLQTSDNLRLVWGAGARQDRGKSVWIFHQHDAITRDQLRLFANAEWHISPAWVVNAGGMVERFEDMDPFFSPRLAINHHMDKNNTIRASASRAYRMPTLLEDHANLVVFLDEPLNDVNTWVLATGDLDPQTIDSFELGYLASFPEAGLTLDLKLFHEKIDNIVNEVRNFDIPDPDRGLTDPIAVATLNNFSNLVQEGADTYINSGEATINGLEVNLDFRPTPRDLIFLGYGYANTYGQEAFLIQDGTVQSKTDISDNAASHTFSILGSHRFDSGIQISSAYYYVGEMVWGGEGDLVPTFRRWDVRLGKQFTLPGMDGEIALIGQNLNGGHVDFFNAPSRDLVNQWETRFFLQASLGFR; from the coding sequence ATGCAACTTCAAAGATATCCGTTACGATATAGACGGCTTCTCTCTTCTCTCGTGATACTCCCTGCAATTTGTTCACAGATTGGGAACGCCGCTGAATCCGACCCAATCTCCGAAGACTATTTTTTCGAAGAGTTGCCCGTGGTGCTCTCCGCAACCCGTCTCTCCCAATCCCTGGCAGATACCCCTACGGCAATGACGATCATCGACAAAGAGATGATTCGTGCATCCGGCTCCAGGAATATTCCTGACCTGCTGCGACTGGTACCGGGTTTTGCAGTGGGCTTCTATTCCGGCTCCAGGGCCACTGCAACCTATCACGGTATGGCCGACCAGTATGCTCGTGACATGCAGGTGCTGATCGATGGACGGTCGGTTTACGATCCCGCATTTGGTGGCGTCGCATGGGCCGACATGCCGATCGAGGTTGACGAAATAGCGCGTATCGAGGTGATCCGGGGGCCCAATGCTGCCGCCTATGGTTCCAACTCATTTGCCGGCGTTGTCAACATCATTACCGACCACCCGGCTGATCATCCCGGTGCAATGTTGAAAACCATCATAGGCGAAGGCAATGCGCGCAAGATTTATGGCCGTTATGCCGACGCGATTGGTGACTTCGCCTATAGGATTTCAGCCAACTACGATGAATACGACGGCTTTGAAGAACGCGAAGACAGCGCCGACACACGCTGGTTCAACTTCCACGGAGAGCAAACATTGGATAATGAAGACACGCTGGAGTTTCGTGTCGGTTTCAGCCGGGGAAACTACGGCGAAGGCTGGTCGGATATCTTTCAGCAGACCAGGGTATTAAACAATCGTTACAACTTCCAACAGATAGCCTGGACTCATCAGCAATCCCCAAGCAATGAGTTTCGTCTCCAGTTTTATCATAACTACCAGCAGATAGAGGACAGCTACCGTTCACCTATCATCTCAGACATCATCAAAGGGTTGGACGACCTGCAAGGTTTTCCCGAGCCGATACGGCCTGACATCTTCGCCCTTGGACTCTCTGGTGGGAACTACAATTTCCAGATGTTTCTGGATGAACTTAAACTCACCGACTCGCCTCTGACTCTCTCCTGGCTGGGTTTTGAGTCAGATAGATACGATCTTGAATTTCAGCAGACTTTGCAGACTTCAGATAATCTACGGTTAGTGTGGGGGGCGGGTGCGCGGCAGGATCGCGGCAAAAGTGTCTGGATCTTTCATCAGCACGATGCAATCACAAGAGATCAATTACGCCTCTTTGCCAATGCAGAGTGGCATATCTCTCCCGCGTGGGTTGTCAATGCCGGCGGAATGGTCGAGCGATTTGAAGATATGGATCCCTTCTTCTCTCCCCGCCTCGCAATCAATCACCATATGGATAAAAACAATACCATCAGGGCGAGCGCTTCACGCGCCTACCGTATGCCCACACTGCTGGAGGATCACGCCAACCTCGTGGTCTTTCTCGATGAACCGCTCAATGACGTAAACACCTGGGTGTTGGCGACCGGAGACCTGGACCCGCAAACCATCGACAGTTTTGAGCTGGGATATCTGGCCAGTTTTCCTGAAGCTGGCCTGACCCTGGATCTCAAACTGTTTCATGAAAAGATCGATAATATCGTCAATGAAGTCCGTAATTTCGATATTCCAGACCCGGACCGTGGGCTGACCGACCCCATCGCCGTCGCAACATTGAATAATTTCAGCAACCTGGTTCAGGAGGGCGCGGACACCTACATAAACTCAGGCGAGGCGACGATCAATGGACTGGAGGTGAATCTTGACTTCAGACCGACCCCTCGCGATCTGATTTTTCTCGGTTACGGATACGCCAATACCTACGGCCAGGAGGCTTTCCTGATTCAGGATGGCACGGTCCAATCCAAAACTGACATTAGTGATAATGCTGCAAGCCATACCTTCAGTATCCTCGGCAGCCATCGTTTCGACAGTGGCATTCAGATCAGTTCGGCCTACTACTATGTCGGCGAAATGGTTTGGGGTGGTGAAGGCGACCTGGTCCCAACCTTCAGGCGCTGGGATGTGAGACTGGGAAAACAGTTCACTCTGCCGGGCATGGACGGAGAAATAGCGCTTATTGGACAAAACCTCAACGGTGGGCATGTGGATTTTTTCAACGCGCCGAGTCGTGACTTAGTCAACCAATGGGAAACCCGTTTCTTCCTTCAGGCATCACTGGGTTTCAGATGA
- a CDS encoding response regulator: MILNQFKTFRTQALIAGLLPAIALAVPLITYLINTQLDNLFDAFNERGQAIANEAAALSTTGLFTRDSTTLKTNLKSIFRHSDVSEIRVLDESNNTLANINSHSNNPMTGSINSTDNHITFRAHVGREIMPIDVSDYPEQSEEPELTALSGTASLGSVAITISTKRLLANKRRIMRNSLLILWFGLIGTILFSLALSKRVTGPISRLTRAVVQMRAGDFSTLIPEKSYREIASLEESFNTMARELKLSQETMQQQIDQATSDLTQTMEALEIQNVELDLARKRALMASHVKSEFLANMSHEIRTPMNGVLGFANLLKKMNLDKKQKDVVNTITKSATNLLEIINHILDYSKLEYGRLEPDSSSFSVTECFEDPVVLLAPSAQDKDLELVLMVYSDVPDRLIGDITRIRQILVNLLSNAIKFTHQGEVIVRVMLEHETDSECTLSFTVTDTGIGIDHDAQEHLFHAFQQADTSTSRMYGGTGLGLSISRKLAQSMGGSIDVDSTHGQGSCFRVTLTLKKDDTENNKPQAAQFYNKNCLIIDQHKLSRLSIKHQFLKRGFLTKDLETVDTDEPILSLADLIVCGFTKDEITSGYADITAKGFLTSFNLPVLVLLSASDRNTIENFHIDNTTWSLSKPLGSETLDNILKEIFSAGEAHDHSTIASNIDSDTSLKGKRILVVDDNHINLELMNILLSEKGAIVSEANTGTEAIDLAIKNQFDLILMDVHMPKLKGTDAAKRIRENCANRSNSPPIVALTADVVPETRNEVIAAGMDGYLLKPYTESQLLNVILPLLRGEKPQLAQAMATANESVDSDANLPIRDEEKALNIAGGNKKLVDEMFKQFCSELPEQAGVIRGNHAARQWDDLRENVHRLHGATSICGVPALNLAVTHLEAVSKSRDEAKTLEKLQRFNHEVERLLDFSNRELDDSNK, translated from the coding sequence ATGATCCTGAATCAATTTAAAACCTTCAGAACACAAGCATTGATTGCAGGGTTACTGCCCGCAATCGCCCTGGCAGTACCATTGATCACCTATCTGATCAATACGCAATTGGATAATCTCTTCGATGCATTCAACGAACGTGGACAGGCTATTGCCAATGAAGCCGCCGCGTTAAGCACTACGGGATTGTTTACCCGTGACTCGACAACCCTGAAAACAAATCTAAAATCGATCTTTCGTCACAGCGATGTCAGTGAAATCCGAGTACTCGACGAATCAAATAACACACTTGCCAACATAAATAGCCATTCCAATAATCCAATGACAGGGAGTATCAACTCCACCGACAACCATATTACTTTTCGTGCACATGTCGGTAGAGAAATCATGCCGATTGATGTCTCGGACTATCCTGAACAAAGCGAGGAACCTGAACTAACCGCCTTGTCAGGTACCGCCTCATTGGGCAGCGTTGCCATCACTATCAGCACGAAAAGACTGCTGGCCAACAAACGCCGAATTATGCGCAACAGCCTTCTTATACTGTGGTTCGGACTAATTGGAACCATTCTCTTCTCACTTGCACTCAGCAAGCGGGTAACGGGCCCCATTTCGCGCCTGACAAGGGCAGTGGTGCAGATGCGAGCCGGTGACTTCTCCACCTTGATTCCAGAAAAATCTTACCGGGAAATCGCCAGTCTTGAAGAGAGTTTCAACACAATGGCTAGAGAGTTGAAACTGTCCCAGGAAACCATGCAACAGCAGATTGATCAGGCAACTTCAGACCTGACTCAAACAATGGAAGCGCTGGAAATACAGAATGTCGAACTCGACTTGGCAAGAAAACGTGCGCTCATGGCAAGCCATGTAAAATCAGAATTTCTTGCCAACATGAGTCATGAGATCAGAACACCCATGAATGGCGTTCTGGGTTTTGCGAACTTACTCAAAAAGATGAATCTTGATAAAAAACAGAAAGATGTCGTCAACACAATCACCAAATCTGCTACCAACTTACTGGAGATCATCAACCATATCCTGGACTATTCAAAGCTTGAATACGGCAGACTGGAACCAGACAGCTCAAGTTTTTCTGTGACCGAGTGTTTTGAAGATCCCGTTGTACTGCTGGCACCATCGGCCCAGGACAAAGACCTGGAACTTGTACTGATGGTCTACTCCGACGTTCCTGACAGACTGATCGGCGATATAACCAGAATCAGGCAAATTCTTGTCAATCTGTTGAGTAATGCAATCAAATTCACTCACCAGGGTGAAGTCATTGTTCGGGTCATGCTTGAGCATGAGACAGATAGCGAATGTACACTGAGTTTCACGGTAACCGATACAGGCATTGGTATCGACCATGATGCGCAAGAGCATCTTTTCCATGCATTTCAACAAGCTGATACATCTACCAGCAGAATGTATGGCGGCACCGGCCTTGGACTGAGCATTTCCAGGAAGTTGGCCCAATCGATGGGTGGCAGCATCGATGTGGACAGTACACACGGGCAGGGTTCCTGTTTTCGGGTCACGCTGACTCTGAAAAAAGATGACACTGAAAACAACAAACCACAAGCAGCACAATTCTATAACAAAAACTGCCTGATCATCGATCAGCACAAACTATCTCGCCTATCCATCAAACATCAATTTCTTAAACGAGGATTTTTGACCAAGGATTTGGAGACTGTCGACACGGATGAACCGATCCTCTCTCTTGCAGATTTGATCGTATGCGGCTTTACAAAAGATGAAATAACCTCAGGTTACGCAGATATAACAGCAAAGGGTTTCCTGACTTCTTTCAATCTACCTGTCCTGGTACTTCTCAGTGCATCAGATCGAAACACCATAGAAAATTTCCACATCGACAATACTACCTGGTCTCTTTCCAAACCCTTGGGCAGCGAGACTCTCGATAACATCCTTAAGGAGATTTTTTCCGCCGGTGAAGCTCACGACCACTCAACAATTGCCTCAAACATTGATAGCGACACCTCATTAAAGGGGAAAAGGATCCTTGTCGTGGATGACAATCATATTAATCTGGAACTGATGAACATCCTCCTTTCTGAAAAGGGCGCTATTGTTTCAGAAGCGAATACCGGCACTGAAGCCATTGATCTGGCCATAAAAAACCAGTTTGACCTGATACTAATGGATGTCCACATGCCGAAACTCAAAGGTACGGACGCCGCAAAAAGAATTCGTGAGAACTGTGCGAATCGCTCCAACTCACCGCCGATCGTCGCACTCACTGCTGACGTGGTACCCGAGACACGAAATGAGGTAATAGCTGCGGGCATGGATGGCTATCTGCTAAAACCATATACCGAATCTCAACTTCTGAACGTAATACTTCCACTGTTACGGGGGGAAAAACCTCAACTGGCTCAGGCAATGGCAACCGCAAATGAGTCAGTTGACTCAGACGCTAACCTCCCAATCAGGGATGAAGAAAAAGCGTTAAATATTGCTGGAGGCAATAAAAAACTTGTAGATGAAATGTTCAAGCAGTTTTGCAGTGAACTGCCGGAACAGGCCGGGGTAATCCGTGGGAATCATGCTGCCCGGCAGTGGGACGACCTTAGAGAGAATGTTCACCGCCTGCATGGAGCCACTTCGATCTGCGGGGTTCCAGCATTGAATCTTGCTGTCACTCACCTGGAAGCGGTCAGCAAATCAAGAGACGAAGCAAAAACTCTGGAAAAACTGCAGCGGTTCAATCACGAAGTCGAACGTCTCCTTGATTTCAGTAACCGAGAGCTGGATGACAGCAATAAATAA
- a CDS encoding beta-ketoacyl-[acyl-carrier-protein] synthase family protein, translating into MSAGGRVAITGLGVVSPVGNDIHAFWKNSVAGVSGIRPIERFDSANFGCKVAGQVEGLSESPFYKKKYIRIDPCSAMGLVAASQALAQAGIETGGEKRVRYGVYSGTGIGGVTTHETACLKYAAKPDDPRISPLAIVRVMNNAGASEIAMHFGFAGESLTVSTACAAGLQALGEASRAIRDDRADLIVAGGSDAPLSRPLYSAWQSMRVMSSWGGDPAAASRPFSGDRSGLVLAEGAAYVILESEVHARGRGAEILGFVDGYASNTCHGHITRPSMEHEVDVMGNALKSAGITIDDVDYIHAHGTGTEANDVIETDAIKAVFGERAADVPITSGKSMLGHTLGASGVFGLISALLSLNKGIAIPTINLDNPDPKCDLNYVANKAQPLSRSRTAMVNAFGFGGTNCTAVISKAQ; encoded by the coding sequence ATGAGCGCTGGCGGCAGGGTGGCGATCACAGGCCTTGGTGTGGTGTCGCCGGTTGGTAACGACATCCACGCTTTCTGGAAGAACTCGGTCGCCGGTGTCAGCGGCATTCGACCGATCGAGCGTTTTGATTCAGCCAATTTCGGTTGTAAGGTTGCCGGCCAGGTCGAGGGACTTTCCGAGAGCCCTTTCTATAAGAAAAAATACATCAGGATAGACCCCTGCAGTGCAATGGGACTGGTTGCAGCCAGCCAGGCTCTGGCTCAGGCCGGCATAGAGACGGGTGGTGAGAAGCGGGTCCGCTATGGTGTCTATTCCGGTACTGGTATCGGTGGTGTGACCACCCATGAAACCGCCTGCCTGAAATATGCTGCCAAGCCTGATGACCCTCGTATCAGTCCGCTCGCCATCGTGCGGGTGATGAATAATGCAGGCGCCTCTGAGATTGCAATGCATTTTGGCTTTGCCGGCGAGTCACTTACTGTCTCAACCGCTTGCGCAGCCGGCCTGCAGGCCCTGGGAGAAGCCTCCCGCGCTATTCGTGACGATCGAGCAGACCTGATTGTGGCAGGCGGTAGCGATGCCCCCCTCTCCCGCCCTCTCTACTCCGCTTGGCAGAGCATGCGGGTCATGTCGTCTTGGGGGGGGGATCCCGCAGCTGCTTCGCGCCCGTTCAGTGGTGATCGTAGTGGTTTGGTATTGGCGGAGGGTGCCGCCTATGTCATTTTGGAGAGCGAGGTGCACGCTCGTGGCCGTGGCGCTGAAATCCTCGGCTTTGTGGATGGATATGCTTCCAACACCTGTCATGGTCACATCACTCGGCCAAGTATGGAACATGAGGTTGACGTGATGGGAAACGCGCTGAAAAGTGCAGGGATTACCATTGATGATGTTGACTATATCCATGCCCATGGCACGGGGACCGAGGCTAACGATGTGATAGAAACCGACGCCATAAAAGCGGTGTTTGGTGAGCGTGCCGCCGATGTTCCGATTACTTCAGGCAAGTCGATGCTGGGGCATACTTTGGGTGCTTCGGGTGTCTTCGGGCTGATCTCGGCACTGTTGAGCCTCAACAAGGGTATCGCCATCCCCACCATCAACCTGGATAACCCGGATCCCAAGTGTGACTTGAACTATGTGGCAAACAAGGCCCAGCCTTTGTCCAGAAGTCGTACTGCCATGGTGAATGCGTTTGGTTTTGGTGGAACAAACTGCACGGCAGTGATCAGTAAGGCTCAATAG
- a CDS encoding acyl carrier protein has protein sequence MKARLREIIKEQLEVDEVEYDENNLDNLTELEIDSLSFVEIIFEIEDKFDVKSAGGFSDDQLKEIKTTDDIADLIIAAKSAS, from the coding sequence ATCAAGGCCAGGCTGCGTGAGATTATCAAGGAGCAGTTGGAGGTCGACGAGGTCGAGTACGACGAGAACAATCTGGACAATCTCACCGAATTGGAGATCGACTCGCTCTCTTTTGTTGAAATCATCTTTGAAATAGAGGACAAGTTCGACGTTAAGTCTGCCGGTGGTTTCAGTGATGATCAGCTTAAAGAGATTAAAACCACAGACGATATTGCCGATCTGATTATTGCTGCCAAGTCGGCTTCATGA
- the rnhB gene encoding ribonuclease HII, whose product MDFFIAGVDEVGRGPLAGPVVAAAVILDPANPIEGLADSKKLSEKRRETLSGLIRERSLAWALGRAEVEEIDEINILQASLLAMQRAVEALYMSPHKALVDGKHVPSLSCEVEAIIGGDSSVKAIGAASIIAKVARDREMVEMDQRYPGYGLARHKGYPTKMHLEALRELGVTPIHRRSFGPVRRLLED is encoded by the coding sequence ATGGACTTTTTCATTGCCGGCGTTGATGAGGTGGGTCGCGGGCCATTGGCGGGCCCCGTGGTGGCTGCTGCGGTGATTCTCGATCCGGCAAACCCGATAGAGGGCTTGGCGGATTCCAAAAAGCTCAGTGAAAAACGCCGTGAAACCCTCTCCGGGTTGATTCGTGAACGCTCTCTGGCCTGGGCGCTCGGGCGTGCTGAGGTCGAGGAGATCGACGAGATCAATATTCTTCAAGCCAGTCTGCTGGCTATGCAGCGGGCGGTTGAAGCGTTGTATATGTCACCGCACAAGGCGCTGGTGGATGGCAAGCATGTTCCAAGCCTGTCCTGTGAGGTGGAGGCGATCATCGGCGGCGACAGTAGTGTCAAAGCGATCGGCGCAGCCTCCATCATTGCCAAGGTTGCCCGTGACCGGGAGATGGTGGAGATGGATCAGCGCTATCCCGGTTATGGTCTGGCGAGACATAAAGGCTACCCCACCAAGATGCATCTGGAGGCGCTCAGGGAATTGGGTGTTACGCCGATCCACCGTCGTTCATTCGGGCCGGTCAGACGCCTCCTGGAGGATTAA
- the lpxB gene encoding lipid-A-disaccharide synthase — protein MTRIGIVANEVSGDQLAASLIHALKAKRPELRFEGMTGPAMEAEGCKSLARMDPVMGLVEVLKHLPGLLSLRRRLFHHFQIAPPDLFLGVDAPDFNLALETRLKAEGIRTAHFVSPTVWAWRQKRVKKLCRAVDLMLCIFPFEVDFLQRNSVTASYVGHPLADEIPLESTAPEGIRSELGLDPDRPVIAILPGSRMSELGMLSAPFLQTAIWCLQRHPELQFVAPMVNAKIRTAFSEQIVEVAPDLPIILLDGEARKAIQAADVVLTASGTATLETLLLKRPMVVGYRLAALTYWLVKTFNLVKIPHMAMANLIAEERLAPEFLQGEVRPETLGQALLDFLESPARRAGVVTRYRQLHEGLRCDAANRAADAVLALIDQ, from the coding sequence ATGACTCGAATTGGTATAGTCGCCAATGAAGTCTCCGGTGATCAACTCGCCGCCTCCCTGATCCATGCATTGAAGGCGAAACGACCAGAATTACGCTTTGAGGGTATGACCGGTCCTGCAATGGAAGCCGAAGGCTGCAAGAGTCTGGCACGCATGGATCCGGTGATGGGGCTGGTGGAGGTGTTGAAGCACCTGCCGGGACTGCTCTCTCTGCGGCGCAGGCTTTTCCACCACTTCCAAATTGCTCCCCCGGACCTCTTTCTTGGTGTGGATGCGCCGGATTTCAATCTGGCGCTGGAAACCCGACTCAAAGCCGAGGGTATCCGGACTGCCCACTTTGTCAGTCCGACCGTCTGGGCCTGGCGTCAGAAGCGCGTAAAAAAACTGTGCCGGGCAGTGGATCTGATGTTATGCATCTTTCCCTTTGAGGTGGATTTTCTCCAGCGGAACAGTGTAACCGCCAGCTATGTGGGGCATCCTTTGGCGGATGAGATTCCCCTAGAGTCGACAGCGCCGGAAGGCATCAGATCCGAGCTGGGGCTCGATCCCGACCGCCCCGTTATTGCGATTCTACCCGGCAGCCGCATGAGCGAACTCGGCATGCTGTCGGCGCCTTTTTTACAGACTGCGATCTGGTGTTTGCAGCGTCATCCTGAGCTGCAATTCGTGGCGCCGATGGTGAACGCGAAGATTCGGACAGCTTTTTCTGAGCAGATCGTTGAGGTTGCACCGGATCTACCCATCATCCTGCTCGATGGTGAGGCGCGTAAGGCGATCCAGGCGGCTGACGTTGTGCTGACTGCCTCGGGCACTGCGACGCTGGAAACGCTTCTATTGAAACGCCCAATGGTTGTAGGTTATCGGTTGGCAGCCCTGACATACTGGCTGGTAAAGACCTTCAATCTAGTGAAGATCCCCCACATGGCGATGGCCAATCTGATCGCTGAAGAGCGCCTCGCACCGGAGTTTCTGCAGGGTGAGGTCAGGCCGGAGACGCTTGGACAGGCGCTGCTCGATTTTCTCGAATCACCGGCCAGGCGGGCTGGCGTCGTCACCAGATATCGACAGCTGCACGAAGGGTTGCGTTGTGATGCTGCAAACCGGGCCGCGGATGCAGTGTTGGCACTTATCGATCAATAA
- the lpxA gene encoding acyl-ACP--UDP-N-acetylglucosamine O-acyltransferase → MSQIDQRAVIDPSAELGEGVSIGPFSVIGADVKIGRGTTIGPHVVINGPTRIGEDSRIFQFASVGEDPQDKKYGGEPTRLEIGDRNVVREFVTINRGTQQDAGTTRIGNDNLFMAYTHVAHDCQIGNDVIMANAASIGGHVHISDHTILGGFTIVHQFCRIGAYSFCAMGSVISKDLPPYVMVSGHPAKPYGINTEGLRRRQYSEQAIRQIKRAYKLLYKSQLRLEEAIESIREIAGEAPEVGIMVDFIAQGGRSILR, encoded by the coding sequence ATGAGTCAAATCGATCAACGGGCGGTGATCGATCCCTCCGCGGAGCTGGGCGAAGGGGTTTCTATCGGTCCATTCTCGGTGATCGGGGCCGATGTGAAGATCGGTCGTGGTACCACCATCGGCCCTCATGTCGTTATCAACGGCCCGACCAGGATAGGTGAAGATAGTCGTATCTTTCAGTTTGCGTCGGTCGGCGAGGATCCACAGGACAAAAAGTATGGCGGCGAGCCGACACGGTTGGAGATCGGCGACCGTAACGTCGTCCGCGAGTTCGTTACCATCAATCGGGGAACGCAACAGGATGCGGGAACAACCCGCATTGGCAATGATAATCTCTTCATGGCCTATACCCATGTGGCTCATGACTGCCAGATCGGTAATGACGTCATCATGGCCAACGCCGCTTCTATTGGTGGCCATGTGCATATCAGCGATCACACCATTCTTGGCGGATTTACTATCGTCCATCAATTCTGTCGCATCGGCGCCTACAGCTTTTGCGCCATGGGTTCGGTGATCTCCAAGGACCTGCCGCCCTACGTAATGGTCTCAGGACATCCGGCGAAACCCTATGGGATCAACACCGAAGGGCTGCGGCGCCGTCAATACAGCGAGCAGGCGATCCGCCAGATCAAGCGTGCCTACAAACTGCTCTACAAGTCCCAGTTGCGGCTGGAAGAGGCGATCGAATCGATTCGTGAGATAGCAGGCGAGGCGCCAGAAGTCGGCATTATGGTGGATTTTATTGCGCAGGGCGGACGCAGTATCCTCCGCTAA
- the fabZ gene encoding 3-hydroxyacyl-ACP dehydratase FabZ, translated as MDIEKVLRLLPHRYPFLLVDRVLEFEKDKRLLALKNVTYNEPFFNGHFPIKPVMPGVLIVEAMAQATGLLARESHPETANENTIYLFVGINKARFKRPVVPGDQLELEVTQTAMRRGMGIFSGVARVDGKVAATAEVICTARDATEA; from the coding sequence ATGGACATCGAGAAGGTGCTGCGCCTGTTACCGCACCGCTATCCGTTTTTATTGGTAGATCGGGTATTGGAGTTCGAGAAGGACAAACGTCTGTTGGCATTGAAAAATGTGACCTACAACGAACCCTTCTTCAACGGACATTTTCCCATCAAACCGGTAATGCCGGGTGTTTTGATCGTCGAGGCGATGGCACAGGCTACCGGCCTGCTGGCTCGTGAGTCCCATCCGGAGACCGCTAACGAAAATACCATCTATCTGTTTGTCGGGATCAACAAGGCGCGTTTCAAACGCCCGGTGGTACCCGGTGATCAGCTTGAACTGGAGGTGACTCAGACTGCGATGAGACGTGGTATGGGTATCTTCTCAGGCGTCGCCAGGGTGGATGGGAAGGTGGCGGCTACTGCAGAGGTCATCTGCACCGCAAGAGACGCCACTGAGGCATGA